The following coding sequences lie in one Rutidosis leptorrhynchoides isolate AG116_Rl617_1_P2 chromosome 6, CSIRO_AGI_Rlap_v1, whole genome shotgun sequence genomic window:
- the LOC139854495 gene encoding small ribosomal subunit protein eS10z-like, with protein MAALIPILEKNRHAIFSKYLFEEGICFAKMDEYSTKHPEIDAPNSEVIKLMHKFESNKYVNCTSTRRHHYWYLTYDGIEFLRTYLNLPSDIVPATFGRPSGGPPGDRPQ; from the exons ATGGCAGCACTTATC CCCATTTTGGAGAAGAATCGCCATGCAATTTTTTCGAAATACCTTTTTGAAG AGGGTATTTGTTTTGCTAAAATGGATGAGTATTCAACGAAACATCCAGAAATAGATGCACCTAATAGCGAAGTGATTAAGCTGAtgcataaatttgaatctaataaatatgTGAATTGTACATCTACTCGGAGGCATCACTATTGGTATTTGACATATGATGGAATCGAGTTCTTAAGAACATATTTGAATCTTCCATCTGATATTGTTCCTGCTACTTTTGGACGTCCATCAGGTGGACCGCCTGGTGACCGTCCTCAGTAA